A region from the Variovorax sp. RKNM96 genome encodes:
- a CDS encoding STN domain-containing protein, giving the protein MKRPRLALVAAACLLAAGPAFAHAMEFDVKGGELRPALDAYIAQSGVQLIYKVEDVKDVSTRGLKGKIAADAALDRLLDGTRLRVRRGQDGAMVLIAPAPARTPAAARSDAPVRVE; this is encoded by the coding sequence TTGAAACGCCCCCGCCTTGCCCTCGTTGCCGCAGCCTGCCTGCTCGCGGCGGGTCCGGCCTTCGCCCATGCCATGGAGTTCGATGTGAAGGGCGGCGAGCTGCGGCCCGCGCTCGATGCCTACATCGCGCAGTCGGGCGTGCAGCTCATCTACAAGGTGGAAGACGTCAAGGACGTCTCGACCCGGGGTCTCAAGGGAAAGATCGCCGCCGACGCGGCGCTGGACCGCCTGCTCGACGGCACCCGCCTGCGCGTGCGGCGTGGCCAGGACGGCGCGATGGTGCTCATCGCGCCAGCCCCGGCACGAACGCCTGCGGCTGCGCGGTCGGACGCACCTGTGCGCGTCGAGTAA
- the arsC gene encoding arsenate reductase (glutaredoxin) (This arsenate reductase requires both glutathione and glutaredoxin to convert arsenate to arsenite, after which the efflux transporter formed by ArsA and ArsB can extrude the arsenite from the cell, providing resistance.) has translation MNDITIYHNPACGTSRNTLALIRNTGEEPNVIEYLKNPPDRATLQRLIAAMGIPVREVLRQKGTPYDELGLGDAKWTDAQLIDFMRQHPILINRPIVQTPLGTRLCRPSEVVLDILPRPQRGAFSKEDGEVVIDAGGQRVHKL, from the coding sequence ATGAACGACATCACGATCTATCACAACCCCGCCTGCGGTACGTCACGCAACACGCTCGCGTTGATCCGCAACACCGGCGAAGAGCCCAACGTCATCGAGTACCTGAAGAACCCGCCGGACCGCGCGACCTTGCAGCGTCTCATCGCCGCGATGGGCATTCCGGTGCGCGAGGTGCTGCGCCAGAAGGGCACGCCCTATGACGAACTGGGCCTTGGTGACGCCAAGTGGACCGACGCGCAACTGATCGACTTCATGCGCCAGCACCCCATCCTTATCAACCGGCCCATCGTCCAGACGCCCTTGGGCACGCGGCTGTGTCGCCCTTCGGAGGTGGTGCTGGACATCCTGCCCCGGCCCCAGCGAGGCGCGTTCTCGAAGGAAGACGGCGAAGTCGTGATCGACGCCGGAGGTCAGCGTGTCCACAAGCTCTGA
- a CDS encoding HAMP domain-containing sensor histidine kinase, whose amino-acid sequence MRNFLTNNQEELVSRCKSKVALRPRRAATEQQLANGIPLFLDQLIRTLAAEEDNKPADSIRISGPSGGDLPALSEMGVTATAHGKELLKLGYTVDQVVHDYGDLCQAITDLAFERDAPFAVGEFRTLNRCLDNAIADAVTEFSSQRDSQIARQQNLDATERFGFLVHELRNALGTATLAIHALELGNMAVSGATGAVLKRSMSAMGTLISRALAEVRSGIPEQRQTFSLAAFITEAETSAQLVANAAGCVLEVAPVDPPLAIRGNRELLLAALANLLQNAFKFTHPYTEIALKAYALDEHVLIEVADHCGGLPPGSATRMFAPFNQHSHDKSGLGLGLSIARQSIEADFGTLTVRDVPGVGCVFTICLPRNTLQ is encoded by the coding sequence ATGCGCAACTTTCTCACCAACAACCAGGAGGAGCTGGTTTCACGGTGCAAGTCGAAGGTTGCATTGAGACCCCGGCGGGCCGCGACCGAACAGCAATTGGCAAACGGCATCCCGCTGTTCCTCGATCAGCTGATCAGAACCCTTGCGGCCGAGGAAGACAACAAACCCGCCGACAGCATCAGGATCTCGGGACCATCGGGCGGAGACTTGCCGGCCCTGTCGGAAATGGGAGTGACTGCCACAGCCCATGGCAAGGAGCTGTTGAAGCTGGGCTACACCGTGGACCAGGTCGTCCACGATTACGGCGACCTTTGCCAGGCGATCACGGATCTGGCCTTCGAACGCGATGCCCCGTTCGCCGTCGGAGAATTTCGGACATTGAACCGCTGCCTGGACAACGCAATTGCAGACGCGGTTACCGAGTTCAGCTCCCAACGAGACTCCCAGATCGCCCGCCAGCAAAACCTCGACGCCACCGAGCGTTTCGGCTTCCTGGTTCACGAGTTGCGCAACGCCCTGGGTACGGCAACCCTTGCGATCCACGCGCTCGAACTCGGCAACATGGCAGTGAGCGGTGCCACCGGCGCCGTCCTCAAGCGCAGCATGTCGGCAATGGGCACCTTGATCAGCCGGGCACTCGCCGAGGTGCGCAGCGGCATACCGGAGCAACGGCAAACCTTCTCCCTTGCCGCGTTCATCACGGAAGCCGAAACCTCGGCGCAACTGGTCGCAAACGCCGCTGGCTGCGTGCTCGAGGTGGCACCGGTCGATCCGCCGCTGGCCATTCGAGGAAACCGCGAATTGCTGCTTGCAGCGTTGGCCAACCTCCTGCAGAACGCATTCAAGTTCACGCATCCTTACACCGAGATTGCCTTGAAGGCCTATGCGCTCGATGAGCATGTCTTGATAGAAGTCGCAGATCACTGCGGAGGGCTTCCCCCGGGGAGCGCCACCAGAATGTTCGCCCCGTTCAATCAGCACAGCCACGACAAGTCGGGCCTTGGCCTGGGTCTTTCCATCGCGCGCCAAAGCATCGAGGCCGACTTCGGCACGCTGACTGTTCGAGACGTACCGGGCGTCGGGTGCGTTTTCACCATTTGCCTGCCGCGCAACACCCTGCAGTAA
- a CDS encoding helix-turn-helix domain-containing protein, giving the protein MEENDVVRSLLALAQAVRLRVFRALVVAGPEGMTPGALTEALSVPATSLSFHLKELTNAGLVSQERQGRNLIYRASFNQMNGLMAYLTENCCQGQPCAVDGSTACAC; this is encoded by the coding sequence ATGGAAGAAAATGACGTTGTCCGCTCCCTTTTGGCTTTGGCGCAAGCCGTACGCCTGAGGGTTTTTCGTGCCTTGGTGGTGGCGGGCCCGGAGGGCATGACGCCTGGCGCGCTCACCGAAGCGTTGAGCGTGCCGGCGACGAGCCTTTCGTTCCACCTCAAGGAGCTCACCAACGCCGGCCTCGTCTCACAGGAGCGGCAAGGTCGCAACCTGATCTACCGCGCGTCGTTCAACCAGATGAACGGTCTCATGGCCTACCTCACCGAGAACTGCTGTCAAGGGCAGCCATGCGCTGTCGATGGCTCGACAGCCTGCGCCTGCTGA
- the arsH gene encoding arsenical resistance protein ArsH, producing MSTSSDLPNVEVEHFRQPDLHRLFPSEHSTHAPRILLLYGSLRERSFSRLLTQEAARLLQAMGAEARVFDPTGLPLPDGAPEDHPKVQELRDLAQWSEGMVWTSPERHGAMTGIMKAQIDWIPLSVGSVRPTQGKTLAVMEVSGGSQSFNAVNQLRVLGRWMRMITIPNQSSVAKAFMEFDDGGRMKPSPCYERVVDVMEELVKFTLLTRDCAGYLVDRYSERRETAEMLSKRVNLRSI from the coding sequence GTGTCCACAAGCTCTGACCTCCCCAACGTCGAGGTGGAGCACTTTCGCCAGCCTGACCTTCACCGCCTTTTCCCGTCGGAGCATTCGACGCATGCGCCAAGAATCCTGCTGCTGTACGGATCGCTGCGCGAGCGCTCCTTCAGCCGGCTGCTGACGCAGGAAGCTGCCCGCCTGCTCCAAGCCATGGGTGCTGAAGCTCGCGTCTTCGACCCCACTGGCTTGCCGCTTCCGGATGGCGCCCCCGAGGACCATCCCAAGGTGCAGGAACTGCGGGATCTCGCCCAGTGGTCAGAGGGCATGGTGTGGACCTCGCCGGAACGCCACGGCGCCATGACCGGCATCATGAAGGCGCAAATCGACTGGATCCCGCTGTCCGTTGGCTCGGTTCGCCCGACGCAGGGTAAGACCCTGGCGGTGATGGAGGTGTCGGGTGGCTCGCAGTCGTTCAACGCTGTGAACCAACTGCGCGTGCTGGGCCGTTGGATGCGCATGATCACCATCCCCAACCAGTCGTCCGTGGCCAAGGCTTTCATGGAGTTCGACGACGGCGGACGGATGAAGCCCTCACCCTGCTACGAGCGCGTGGTCGACGTGATGGAAGAACTGGTGAAATTCACACTGCTCACGCGCGACTGCGCAGGCTACCTGGTCGACCGCTACAGCGAGCGGCGCGAGACTGCCGAGATGTTGTCCAAGCGCGTGAACCTGCGCAGCATCTGA
- a CDS encoding arsenic transporter produces the protein MLTAILIFLFTLVLVIWQPRGLGIGWSASLGAVIALLLGVVHLADIAVVWAIVWNATATFVAAIIISLLLDEAGFFEWAALHVARWGGGRGRMLFALIVLLGAAVSALFANDGAALILTPIVMAMLVALGFSPAATLAFVMAAGFIADTASLPLIVSNLVNIVSADFFRIGFNRYASVMVPVNIAAVLASLAVLLLYFRRSIPASYEAAQLKAPAEAIRDRSTFNAAWVVLVLLLVGFFGLEPLGVPVSAVAAAGALVLLAVAGRGSVISTKKVLRGAPWQIVVFSLGMYLVVYGLRNAGLTAHIAVVLDALARTGIWGAALGTGFLTAALSSVMNNMPTVLVGALSIDASGASGVVKEAMVYANVIGCDLGPKITPIGSLATLLWLHVLAKKGTTIAWGCYFKVGIVLTIPVLAVTLAALAIRLSFG, from the coding sequence ATGCTCACGGCCATCCTGATCTTTCTCTTCACGCTGGTGCTGGTCATCTGGCAGCCGCGTGGCCTCGGCATCGGCTGGAGTGCTTCGCTGGGGGCTGTCATCGCGCTGCTGCTCGGCGTGGTGCACCTCGCCGACATTGCGGTGGTCTGGGCCATCGTCTGGAACGCCACGGCCACCTTTGTGGCCGCGATCATCATCAGCCTGCTGCTCGACGAAGCAGGCTTCTTCGAGTGGGCTGCGCTGCACGTCGCCCGCTGGGGTGGCGGACGTGGGCGGATGCTGTTCGCGCTGATCGTCCTGTTGGGCGCTGCCGTCTCGGCCTTGTTTGCCAACGACGGCGCGGCGCTGATCCTCACGCCCATCGTGATGGCGATGCTGGTCGCGCTGGGCTTCTCGCCGGCCGCCACGCTCGCATTCGTGATGGCGGCAGGCTTCATCGCAGACACGGCCAGCCTGCCGCTGATCGTCTCGAATCTGGTCAACATCGTCTCGGCGGATTTCTTCAGGATCGGCTTCAACCGATACGCCTCGGTGATGGTCCCGGTGAACATCGCCGCCGTGCTGGCAAGCCTGGCGGTGCTGCTGCTGTATTTCCGCCGCAGCATTCCGGCCAGCTACGAAGCGGCGCAGCTCAAGGCGCCTGCCGAGGCCATCCGCGATCGCTCGACGTTCAACGCAGCCTGGGTTGTGCTGGTGCTGCTGCTCGTGGGCTTCTTCGGGCTGGAACCGCTCGGCGTGCCGGTGAGCGCGGTTGCCGCTGCAGGCGCACTGGTGCTCCTGGCGGTCGCCGGCCGCGGATCGGTGATCAGCACGAAGAAGGTGCTGCGCGGGGCGCCGTGGCAGATCGTCGTCTTTTCGCTGGGCATGTACCTCGTGGTCTACGGACTGCGCAACGCCGGCCTGACTGCCCACATCGCCGTGGTGCTCGATGCCTTGGCGCGAACGGGCATATGGGGCGCAGCGCTGGGCACCGGCTTCCTCACGGCTGCGCTGTCGTCCGTGATGAACAACATGCCCACCGTGCTGGTTGGCGCGCTGTCGATCGATGCATCTGGCGCCAGCGGCGTTGTGAAGGAGGCCATGGTGTACGCCAACGTGATCGGCTGCGACCTCGGCCCCAAGATCACGCCGATCGGCAGCCTGGCCACCTTGCTGTGGCTGCACGTCCTCGCGAAGAAAGGCACCACCATCGCCTGGGGCTGCTACTTCAAGGTGGGCATCGTCCTGACCATTCCCGTGCTGGCCGTCACGCTGGCCGCACTTGCCATCCGGCTGAGCTTCGGCTGA
- a CDS encoding EAL domain-containing protein, whose product MPLVIFVVGTALSIALSVSAHQEIRRGAQARFDATAFDLARKVEARFDDYTAVLVGLRARFNASETVTRSDFRDYVAGLNLASAYPGFQAVSYAPRIAANDKQAFEAQVRGDASLDAGVASGFAIKPPGERDTYYPLIYVEPQAGNERLLGNDLGAMPDRGDALEQGRDTGGLVTSGRKVRIAGRESDIGLAMRLPVYRPGQPLDTLEQRRSAYIGSVGAGFSVAGMLSDVVGAETARTFRLRLIDAGPGQGVIGTRVETRFVTPTSFGERQLLFDSAAAAKPAAATARSLERMLGFELGGHSWLVEVGQDENQVFGPLDKAIPWFVVLGGLATSMLLAGIVFSLTTSRSRAQVLAIEMTSHLRTSERQLEEAQHLASLGSWILDLETGALQCSEEARRIMGLETGLLLPDLPTLLLRVPAAERPAIEQQIARVSQSTERSEFEHRLCLPDGTERWLHVIAQSAEDEGKRWVRGTVRDATRPRKDALRQKLEYKIARLLAGDGRAETVIALALEAVCTDLRWDCGALWSVGDDGLARCTVAWHADNDPAVRQFVDVSRSLAYRSGEGSLGHAWGIGSVVRIDTLAAPSHFAREAMARQAGLTVGLIVPMVATVAPTALEFFGSNPYVVDAETLESLRVIALQIAQYEQRKLAEGSLRFMASHDELTGLLNRAALQQALALAIRRSDRHQRQFAVMFVDLDRFKHINDTLGHGVGDEMIKLCGERLTALLRDADVVARFGGDEFVLLLEDLSSPNDAVVLAEKVLACCAEPFVIEGRELHVSASVGVSVYPENGGDAEALLKNADTAMYRAKERGRNTYRFYAAKMNAQSAEQLMLEGALRHALERGELEMHYQPKMNLQTQRIVGVEALMRWHHPVLGMIPPVQFIPIAEEIGLIVSMGKWALERACADSRSWQKYGLPEVLVSVNLSPRQFESRTLIADIRAVLEASGMEPSLLELEITEGAVMADPEHAAKLLWMIRDMGVGLALDDFGTGYSSLSYLKHFPLSTIKIDRSFVNDLSQDADARALVDGIITLAHGLRMKVVAEGVETTAQLDYLRSRGCDEVQGYWLCKPVSADEARNFMAHHLPNQFAPSVAA is encoded by the coding sequence TTGCCGCTGGTAATTTTCGTGGTCGGCACTGCGCTATCGATCGCCCTCAGCGTTTCGGCCCACCAGGAGATCAGGCGCGGTGCCCAAGCGCGCTTCGACGCAACCGCGTTCGATCTGGCACGCAAGGTCGAAGCCCGCTTCGACGACTACACCGCCGTCCTGGTCGGCCTGCGTGCGCGATTCAACGCATCCGAGACCGTGACGCGAAGCGATTTCAGGGACTACGTTGCAGGGCTGAACCTGGCGAGCGCCTATCCCGGTTTCCAGGCCGTCAGCTATGCGCCCCGGATTGCGGCCAACGACAAGCAGGCCTTCGAGGCGCAGGTCCGCGGTGATGCCAGCCTCGACGCTGGCGTTGCCTCCGGCTTCGCCATCAAGCCGCCCGGTGAGCGGGACACGTACTACCCGCTGATCTACGTCGAACCGCAGGCCGGCAACGAGAGGCTGCTGGGCAATGACCTGGGCGCGATGCCCGACAGAGGAGACGCGCTCGAGCAGGGGCGCGACACCGGCGGGCTCGTCACATCCGGCCGCAAGGTCCGCATCGCAGGTCGCGAGTCCGACATTGGATTGGCGATGCGGCTGCCGGTCTATCGCCCAGGACAGCCGCTCGACACGCTCGAGCAGCGGCGTAGTGCCTATATCGGTTCGGTTGGCGCGGGCTTCAGCGTCGCAGGGATGTTGAGCGATGTGGTGGGGGCCGAAACCGCGAGGACGTTCCGGTTGCGCTTGATCGATGCCGGGCCGGGTCAGGGGGTGATCGGGACACGCGTCGAGACCAGGTTTGTAACGCCGACCTCGTTCGGCGAGCGGCAATTGCTGTTCGACAGTGCGGCCGCAGCGAAGCCCGCTGCTGCAACGGCGCGCAGCCTCGAGCGCATGCTCGGCTTCGAGTTGGGCGGCCACTCTTGGCTTGTGGAAGTCGGTCAAGACGAAAACCAGGTCTTCGGCCCGCTTGACAAGGCCATCCCGTGGTTCGTCGTCCTCGGTGGCCTGGCCACCAGCATGCTGCTTGCCGGCATCGTCTTTTCGTTGACCACCTCACGCAGCCGAGCCCAGGTCCTGGCGATCGAGATGACCAGCCACCTGCGCACCAGCGAACGGCAGTTGGAGGAGGCCCAGCACTTGGCAAGCCTGGGGAGCTGGATCCTCGATCTCGAAACCGGCGCCTTGCAATGCTCCGAAGAAGCTCGGCGCATCATGGGCCTCGAGACCGGACTCTTGCTGCCGGACCTGCCCACGCTGCTCCTGCGTGTTCCGGCCGCAGAACGTCCTGCGATCGAACAGCAGATCGCACGGGTCTCCCAGTCCACGGAACGCAGCGAATTCGAGCACCGCCTGTGCCTGCCTGATGGCACGGAACGCTGGCTCCACGTCATCGCGCAGTCGGCCGAAGACGAAGGAAAGAGATGGGTGCGCGGCACCGTGCGCGACGCCACACGGCCGCGCAAGGATGCGTTGCGCCAGAAGCTCGAGTACAAGATCGCTCGGCTGCTTGCCGGCGACGGCAGGGCCGAGACGGTGATTGCGCTGGCGCTCGAGGCGGTATGCACCGACCTGCGCTGGGACTGCGGCGCGTTGTGGAGCGTCGGCGACGACGGCCTGGCTCGCTGCACCGTGGCCTGGCATGCCGACAACGATCCGGCGGTGCGGCAATTCGTCGATGTCAGCCGGTCGCTCGCCTACCGGTCTGGCGAAGGTTCGCTGGGCCACGCCTGGGGGATCGGCAGCGTCGTGCGAATCGACACGCTGGCGGCTCCGAGCCATTTCGCGCGCGAAGCGATGGCCCGCCAGGCCGGGCTGACCGTCGGCCTCATCGTGCCGATGGTCGCCACCGTTGCGCCCACGGCCCTGGAATTTTTCGGCTCCAATCCGTACGTTGTCGACGCAGAGACCCTGGAGTCGCTGCGTGTGATCGCCTTGCAGATCGCCCAGTACGAGCAACGCAAGCTGGCCGAGGGGAGTCTTCGTTTCATGGCCAGCCACGACGAATTGACCGGGTTGCTCAATCGCGCCGCGCTGCAACAGGCGCTTGCCCTTGCCATCAGGCGCAGCGACCGCCATCAGAGGCAGTTCGCGGTGATGTTCGTCGATCTGGATCGCTTCAAGCACATCAACGATACGCTGGGCCACGGTGTGGGCGACGAGATGATCAAGCTCTGCGGCGAGCGCCTCACGGCGCTGCTGCGCGATGCCGATGTCGTGGCGCGTTTTGGCGGCGATGAGTTCGTGCTGCTGCTGGAGGACCTGTCCAGCCCGAACGATGCCGTGGTGCTCGCCGAAAAGGTGCTGGCTTGTTGCGCCGAGCCTTTCGTCATCGAGGGGCGCGAACTGCACGTCAGCGCCAGCGTCGGCGTGAGCGTCTATCCGGAGAACGGCGGCGATGCCGAAGCGCTCTTGAAAAATGCCGATACGGCGATGTACCGCGCCAAGGAAAGAGGCCGCAACACCTACCGGTTCTACGCGGCGAAGATGAATGCGCAGAGTGCCGAGCAGCTGATGTTGGAAGGTGCGCTGCGCCATGCCTTGGAACGTGGGGAGCTGGAGATGCACTACCAGCCGAAGATGAACCTGCAGACCCAGCGCATCGTCGGTGTCGAGGCGCTGATGCGCTGGCACCATCCGGTTCTGGGCATGATTCCGCCGGTGCAGTTCATTCCGATTGCCGAAGAGATCGGTTTGATCGTGTCCATGGGCAAGTGGGCGCTGGAGAGGGCCTGTGCCGATTCGCGTTCGTGGCAGAAATACGGGTTGCCGGAAGTGTTGGTGAGCGTCAATCTGTCGCCGCGCCAATTCGAAAGCCGCACGCTCATCGCAGACATACGGGCCGTCCTGGAAGCCTCTGGCATGGAGCCGTCGCTGCTGGAGTTGGAAATCACCGAAGGCGCGGTGATGGCGGACCCCGAGCATGCGGCGAAGTTGCTCTGGATGATTCGAGACATGGGTGTCGGACTCGCCCTCGACGATTTCGGAACGGGCTATTCCTCGCTCTCTTACTTGAAGCACTTCCCGCTGTCGACGATCAAGATCGACCGTTCCTTCGTCAACGATCTTTCGCAGGACGCCGATGCGCGAGCACTCGTCGACGGCATCATCACCCTGGCCCACGGGTTGCGAATGAAGGTGGTGGCCGAGGGTGTCGAGACCACAGCCCAGCTTGATTACTTGCGCAGCCGCGGTTGCGACGAGGTCCAGGGCTATTGGCTGTGCAAGCCCGTGTCTGCCGACGAGGCGCGCAATTTCATGGCGCATCACCTCCCCAACCAATTTGCTCCATCGGTGGCGGCCTGA
- a CDS encoding HHHH-motif protein — protein MKIKQLLLSSVVAFATLAAFAPTIASAAPHKAHKVCKWDARHHHRACHWVR, from the coding sequence ATGAAAATCAAGCAGCTCCTTCTCTCCAGCGTCGTTGCCTTCGCCACCCTGGCGGCATTTGCACCGACGATCGCTTCGGCCGCACCACACAAGGCGCACAAGGTGTGCAAGTGGGATGCCCGCCATCACCACCGCGCCTGCCACTGGGTTCGCTGA
- a CDS encoding response regulator: MPLATILIEDSKTIRDNLIPALAELADVDVVAIAETASEAVSVLESFGDGWHLAVVDLFLREGSGLTVLRACQGRMPHQRVVVLTNYPTEEMRRRALELGADAIFDKSKELDMFFEWCSAP, encoded by the coding sequence ATGCCGCTCGCAACCATATTGATCGAAGACAGCAAGACCATCAGAGACAACTTGATTCCCGCGTTGGCAGAACTCGCTGATGTGGACGTGGTGGCCATCGCCGAAACGGCGAGCGAAGCTGTCTCCGTCCTCGAGAGTTTCGGGGATGGGTGGCACCTCGCTGTGGTGGATCTCTTCCTGCGTGAAGGAAGCGGTCTGACGGTGCTGCGCGCTTGCCAAGGGCGCATGCCGCACCAGCGGGTGGTCGTGTTGACGAACTATCCCACGGAGGAAATGCGGCGCCGGGCCCTGGAATTGGGCGCCGATGCCATTTTTGACAAGTCGAAAGAGCTCGACATGTTCTTTGAATGGTGCAGTGCACCGTGA